A DNA window from Seriola aureovittata isolate HTS-2021-v1 ecotype China chromosome 8, ASM2101889v1, whole genome shotgun sequence contains the following coding sequences:
- the inppl1b gene encoding inositol polyphosphate phosphatase-like 1b, producing MATAAWYHRDISRVHAEDLLARAGRDGSYLVRDSESVPGAYALCLLFQRHVHTYRILPDADGLLAVQTTQGVQVNCFRTLEDLVLGYQHPHKGLVTPLLYPVPRDTDTGDESSDDERPPPVPTSVNTALLLGPPAKPGPPAPFLDKLQELNTSSTAGDVIGLLNDYLFSELPLDIENVHKGATTLCHLKRTLGTACQGLNSEIDLTLSSLETLAKVFDHPSCSLTHTKAQGPEMEIDTLLCKISALVSLLSSLEKKVLKALQDAVTNHNLAVQPNPPPPEPTPSNIPPVKNHDRQIPVHSFQVKMVRYGRQTVSVDVDPGVLLFDRKAGSFGIERVSHDRILQIVKFQSSPAKVRMVVDSHHNTPREMTFESARKRDSFCQLLQMMKARHSQLSEPDMVSVFVGTWNMGGSPPPRNLQTWVTCCGLGHTPDESTALLPHDIYALGTQENPQGEREWTEHIKGTLRSYTHIDFKQVAVQSLWNMRLAVFVKPEHESRISHVNTASVKTGLGNTLGNKGAVGVSFLFNGTSFGFVNCHLTSGSEKVLRRNQNFVDILRLLSLGDKQLGPFDISLRFTHLFWCGDLNYRLDLDVQDILKHVSKREFEDLMCADQLTRERHKRKAFLNFKEEKIAFPPTYRYERGSRDCYLWQKYKTSGVRVNVPSWCDRILWKSYPETHIICSAYGCTDDIFTSDHSPVFATFQVGVTSQFSSKTDPNPSMERAWIELDGVEAIVKTASKAKFFIEFHSSCLEETRRSSENDSQGCDVPGFLKLGWSFKQLPKLLLVLSDMEYLQDQHLLLSVKSCDGFESYGECCVALRSLTRTSEQFETFLSHRGEEMGSIRGRVRVHVPKDRRGTREKIYEWFCFEKDDKCPTRGHMSPAPTRLPINRSSAVPPKLTPSSYTNPAYFIFEGVSVARRVEEALPQQRDPQVIWSGNEALQLPKISGRQGFDRRPCRRSDFTEIEIPAILPQYTPTNDLHTPQTNSSYQLFPAKDPSPISPPSSNAISQYQEQTSQLRDKYQGKNIVQDSILPEKNLRNLYMNHSAIIREKARRDQHQLLTERASPLRAAKAPPAFPYTPTHLAHCQVSVPWMVDQQPPGPIGDNSLTALQIAKSLSEVDFFPTEQRGPTIPNQRPSYRNGPSMHGDRGYCWEKEVSVLQGAPETVRELLSALGLQKYTLGLSLNGWDDLDYFSGITEEDLRAAGVTNPSHRRRILENLPRNWN from the exons ATGGCTACGGCGGCATGGTATCATCGTGACATCAGCCGTGTGCACGCAGAGGACTTGCTGGCACGGGCAGGGAGGGATGGCAGCTACCTagtgagagacagtgagtcCGTGCCAGGAGCCTATGCATTGTGCCTGCT GTTCCAACGTCATGTTCACACCTATCGTATTCTTCCCGATGCAGACGGCCTTCTAGCAGTTCAG ACAACACAGGGGGTGCAGGTAAACTGTTTCCGGACACTGGAGGACTTGGTGTTGGGGTACCAGCATCCCCACAAAGGCCTCGTCACGCCCCTGCTCTACCCTGTTCCTCGTGATACAGACACGGGGGATGAGAGCTCAG ATGATGAGAGACCGCCTCCAGTTCCAACCTCTGTCAACACAGCGCTTTTATTAGGACCACCAGCTAAACCAGGCCCTCCTGCCCCATTCCTGGATAAATTACAAGAGCTGAACACATCCAG TACTGCGGGTGACGTGATTGGTCTGCTCAATGACTACCTCTTCAGCGAGCTTCCTCTCGACATTGAGAATGTGCATAAAGGAGCAACAACGCTATGCCACCTCAAGCGTACTCTGGGCACTGCCTGCCAAGGCCTAAACAG TGAGATTGACCTGACTCTCTCAAGTCTGGAAACTCTGGCCAAGGTCTTTGACCATCCTAGCTGCTCTTTAACACACACCAAGGCACAG GGTCCAGAGATGGAGATAGACACCTTGTTGTGTAAGATTTCAGCGTTGGTCAGCCTCCTGTCTTCGCTGGAGAAAAAG GTGTTAAAAGCACTACAAGATGCAGTGACCAATCACAATCTGGCAGTGCAGCCCAATCCACCTCCACCTGAACCAACACCCAGCAACATACCACCTGTAAAGAACCATGACAGACAAATTCCAGTCCACTCCTTTCAG GTGAAGATGGTGAGGTATGGCAGACAGACGGTCTCTGTTGATGTGGACCCAGGAGTGCTGCTTTTTGACAGGAAGGCTGGTTCATTTGGTATAGAGAGGGTCTCACATGACAGaa TCCTTCAGATTGTCAAGTTCCAGAGCAGTCCAGCCAAAGTACGCATGGTGGTAGACAgtcaccacaacacaccacgGGAAATGACGTTTGAGAGTGCACGG AAACGTGACTCCTTCTGCCAACTACTCCAAATGATGAAAGCCAGGCACTCTCAGCTGAGTGAACCTGACatggtctctgtgtttgttggcACCTGGAATATGG GTGGTTCCCCTCCTCCCCGAAACCTGCAGACGTGGGTGACCTGCTGCGGTTTGGGACACACCCCTGATGAGTCGACTGCCTTGCTCCCTCATGACATCTACGCCTTGGGGACTCAGGAAAACCctcagggggagagagagtggacGGAGCATATCAAAGGAACTCTTCGCAGCTATACTCACATTGACTTCAAACAA GTGGCAGTACAGTCCCTCTGGAATATGAGGCTGGCTGTGTTTGTGAAGCCGGAGCATGAGAGTCGCATCAGCCATGTGAACACAGCCAGTGTGAAGACTGGCTTGGGGAACACATTGG GAAACAAGGGAGCTGTTGGGGTCTCCTTCCTCTTCAACGGAACGTCTTTTGGGTTTGTTAACTGCCACCTGACCTCCGGAAGTGAGAAAGTCCTGAG GAGGAACCAGAACTTTGTGGACATCCTCAGGCTGCTGTCTCTGGGCGACAAACAGCTCGGGCCTTTTGACATCAGCCTGCGCTTCACTCACCTCTTCTGGTGTGGAGACCTCAACTACAGGCTCGACTTGGATGTGCAG GACATCCTGAAACACGTGTCAAAGAGAGAGTTTGAGGACCTCATGTGTGCAGATCAGTTGACCCGAGAGAGACACAAGAGGAAGGCCTTTCTGAATTTCA aggaggaaaagattGCATTTCCACCCACCTATCGGTATGAACGGGGCTCTCGAGACTGCTACCTATGGCAAAAGTACAAGACCTCAGGG GTGCGAGTGAATGTTCCATCATGGTGTGATAGGATTCTGTGGAAATCGTACCCGGAGACGCACATAATATGCTCTGCATATG GTTGCACAGATGACATCTTCACAAGCGATCACTCACCTGTTTTCGCCACGTTCCAAGTGGGAGTGACATCACAGTTCAGCTCCAAAACAG ATCCCAATCCAAGCATGGAGAGGGCCTGGATAGAGCTTGACGGCGTGGAGGCCATTGTGAAGACAGCAAGCAAAGCAAAGTTCTTCATTGAGTTTCATTCATCTTGCCTTGAAG AGACAAGACGTTCAAGTGAGAATGACTCACAGGGCTGTGATGTTCCTGGGTTTCTCAAACTTGGCTGGTCCTTCAAACAACTGCCCAAG CTTCTTCTAGTCCTGTCTGACATGGAATACCTTCAGGATCAGCACCTACTCTTGTCTGTCAAGTCATGTGATGGGTTTGAGTCATACG GTGAATGCTGTGTAGCTCTGCGCTCTCTCACGCGTACATCAGAGCAGTTTGAGACATTTCTGAGTCACCGAGGTGAGGAGATGGGCTCCATAAGAGGACGAGTCAGGGTCCATGTCCCCAAGGACAGGCGAGGAACGCGGGAGAAGATCTATG AGTGGTTCTGTTTTGAGAAAGATGATAAATGTCCCACGAGGGGACACATGTCTCCTGCACCTACACGGCTCCCAATAAATAG GTCCTCTGCAGTTCCTCCCAAACTAACTCCGAGCAGCTACACCAATCCTGCTTACTTCATCTTCGAAGGTGTGTCTGTGGCACGCAGGGTGGAGGAGGCTCTCCCCCAGCAGAGGGACCCTCAGGTGATCTGGTCTGGTAATGAGGCCTTGCAGCTCCCAAAAATCTCAGGACGTCAGGGCTTTGACAGGAGACCCTGTCGCAGATCAGACTTTACAGAGATTGAAATTCCAGCCATTCTGCCCCAGTACACTCCAACCAATGACCTTCATACGCCCCAAACCAACTCCTCCTATCAGCTTTTCCCTGCCAAAGACCCATCTCCCATATCTCCACCCTCGAGTAACGCCATCTCACAGTACCAGGAGCAGACTTCACAACTCAGAGACAAATACCAAGGTAAAAATATTGTTCAGGACTCCATTCTGCCCGAGAAGAACCTGAGGAACTTGTATATGAATCACTCAGCAATCATCAGGGAAAAAGCCAGAAGGGATCAACATCAGCTTCTCACAGAGAGGGCCAGTCCTCTACGGGCAGCCAAGGCGCCGCCAGCTTTCCCCTACACCCCCACGCACTTAGCACACTGTCAGGTTTCTGTTCCCTGGATGGTGGATCAGCAGCCACCCGGGCCTATAGGGGACAACTCCCTCACTGCTTTGCAAATTGCCAAGTCCCTCAGCGAAGTTGACTTCTTccccacagagcagagaggccCAACCATACCAAACCAGAGGCCAAGTTACAGAAATGGCCCCTCGATGCATGGAGACAGAGGCTACTGCTGGGAGAAAGAG GTGTCTGTCCTCCAAGGTGCACCAGAGACAGTGCGGGAGCTTCTCAGTGCTCTGGGTCTTCAGAAATACACCCTGGGACTCAGCCTGAATGGCTGGGATGATCTGGATTACTTCAG
- the arr3b gene encoding arrestin 3b, retinal (X-arrestin) isoform X2 encodes MSKVFKKTSGNGHIALYLGKRDFVDNVDSVELVEGVIKVDPSGLNGRKVFVYLACAFRYGSEDLDVIGLSFRRDIWIQRVQVYPPTGGNAAKSPLQESLIKKVGEQGCPFSFQLPTNLPCSVGLQPGPNDAGKACGVDFEVKGYIANLPDSADEVIDKKDTCRLMIRKIQFAPANNKPGPKVDIAKQFMMTDKPVNLEASLEKEIYYHGDPITVKLKVNNETTKVVKKIKVSVEQLTSVVLYSSDTYSKAVCTEEFGETINANSTFEKSFQITPLLSNNKEKRGLAVDGRLKDEDTHLASTTLSQGEKEMQGIIVSYKVKVNLVVSGGGLLGGLTGSDVIVELPLTLMSPKPAEV; translated from the exons ATGTCAAA ggTATTTAAGAAGACCAGCGGCAATGGACAT aTTGCCCTGTACTTGGGGAAGCGAGACTTTGTGGACAATGTGGATTCAGTGGAACTAGTTG AAGGGGTAATCAAAGTGGACCCTTCTGGTCTTAATGGCAGGAAAG TATTTGTCTACCTTGCTTGTGCCTTCCGCTATGGAAGCGAAGACTTGGATGTCATCGGGCTGTCCTTCAGGAGAGACATCTGGATACAGCGTGTTCAGGTGTATCCACCTACAGGTGGAAACGCAGCCAAATCACCTCTGCAGGAATCCCTCATAAAGAAAGTTGGAGAGCAAGGATGTCCCTTTTCCTTTCAG TTGCCAACAAATCTCCCATGCTCAGTTGGCTTACAGCCTGGGCCAAACGATGCTGGCAAG GCCTGTGGCGTGGACTTTGAGGTGAAAGGGTACATTGCCAACTTACCTGACAGTGCAGATGAAGTCATTGACAAGAA GGACACTTGCCGTCTGATGATTCGTAAAATACAATTTGCACCAGCTAACAACAAGCCCGGACCCAAGGTTGATATAGCCAAGCAGTTCATGATGACTGACAAACCAGTTAACTTGGAGGCCTCCCTTGAAAAAGAG ATTTATTACCATGGAGATCCAATCACCGTCAAACTAAAAGTCAACAACGAAACCACTAAGGTTGTGAAGAAAATCAAAGTCTCAG ttGAGCAGCTAACGAGTGTGGTCCTCTACTCATCTGATACTTACAGCAAGGCAGTCTGCACTGAGGAGTTTGG GGAGACAATAAATGCCAACTCTACATTCGAGAAGTCCTTCCAAATAACCCCCCTGCTGTCCAACAACAAAGAGAAGCGGGGTCTTGCAGTGGATGGACGGCTAAAAGATGAGGACACGCATCTCGCATCCACTACCCT GAGTCAAGGAGAAAAGGAGATGCAGGGAATCATTGTCTCTTACAAAGTGAAGGTGAATCTAGTGGTGTCCGGTGGAGG CCTGCTCGGTGGCCTAACAGGAAG cgaTGTCATTGTGGAGCTTCCTCTGACTCTGATGTCCCCGAAACCCGCAG AAGTGTGA
- the arr3b gene encoding arrestin 3b, retinal (X-arrestin) isoform X1 — protein sequence MSKVFKKTSGNGHIALYLGKRDFVDNVDSVELVEGVIKVDPSGLNGRKVFVYLACAFRYGSEDLDVIGLSFRRDIWIQRVQVYPPTGGNAAKSPLQESLIKKVGEQGCPFSFQLPTNLPCSVGLQPGPNDAGKACGVDFEVKGYIANLPDSADEVIDKKDTCRLMIRKIQFAPANNKPGPKVDIAKQFMMTDKPVNLEASLEKEIYYHGDPITVKLKVNNETTKVVKKIKVSVEQLTSVVLYSSDTYSKAVCTEEFGETINANSTFEKSFQITPLLSNNKEKRGLAVDGRLKDEDTHLASTTLSQGEKEMQGIIVSYKVKVNLVVSGGGLLGGLTGSDVIVELPLTLMSPKPAGECSVLHVTAI from the exons ATGTCAAA ggTATTTAAGAAGACCAGCGGCAATGGACAT aTTGCCCTGTACTTGGGGAAGCGAGACTTTGTGGACAATGTGGATTCAGTGGAACTAGTTG AAGGGGTAATCAAAGTGGACCCTTCTGGTCTTAATGGCAGGAAAG TATTTGTCTACCTTGCTTGTGCCTTCCGCTATGGAAGCGAAGACTTGGATGTCATCGGGCTGTCCTTCAGGAGAGACATCTGGATACAGCGTGTTCAGGTGTATCCACCTACAGGTGGAAACGCAGCCAAATCACCTCTGCAGGAATCCCTCATAAAGAAAGTTGGAGAGCAAGGATGTCCCTTTTCCTTTCAG TTGCCAACAAATCTCCCATGCTCAGTTGGCTTACAGCCTGGGCCAAACGATGCTGGCAAG GCCTGTGGCGTGGACTTTGAGGTGAAAGGGTACATTGCCAACTTACCTGACAGTGCAGATGAAGTCATTGACAAGAA GGACACTTGCCGTCTGATGATTCGTAAAATACAATTTGCACCAGCTAACAACAAGCCCGGACCCAAGGTTGATATAGCCAAGCAGTTCATGATGACTGACAAACCAGTTAACTTGGAGGCCTCCCTTGAAAAAGAG ATTTATTACCATGGAGATCCAATCACCGTCAAACTAAAAGTCAACAACGAAACCACTAAGGTTGTGAAGAAAATCAAAGTCTCAG ttGAGCAGCTAACGAGTGTGGTCCTCTACTCATCTGATACTTACAGCAAGGCAGTCTGCACTGAGGAGTTTGG GGAGACAATAAATGCCAACTCTACATTCGAGAAGTCCTTCCAAATAACCCCCCTGCTGTCCAACAACAAAGAGAAGCGGGGTCTTGCAGTGGATGGACGGCTAAAAGATGAGGACACGCATCTCGCATCCACTACCCT GAGTCAAGGAGAAAAGGAGATGCAGGGAATCATTGTCTCTTACAAAGTGAAGGTGAATCTAGTGGTGTCCGGTGGAGG CCTGCTCGGTGGCCTAACAGGAAG cgaTGTCATTGTGGAGCTTCCTCTGACTCTGATGTCCCCGAAACCCGCAGGTGAGTGCAGTGTTTTGCATGTAACTGCAATTTAA
- the rab41 gene encoding ras-related protein Rab-41 isoform X4 yields MSTTTGGGEFGNPLRKFKLVFLGEQSVGKTSLITRFMYDSFDNTYQATIGIDFLSKTMYLEDRTIRLQLWDTAGQERFRSLIPSYIRDSAAAVVVYDIANLNSFQQTSKWIDDVRTERGSDVIIMLVGNKTDLADKRQITTEEGEQRAKELNVMFIETSAKTGYNVKQLFRRVAAALPGMDSTPEKSKEDMIDIKLEKQPEMTVTESSCSC; encoded by the exons atgtcaACCACGACCGGCGGCGGTGAGTTTGGCAACCCTCTACGAAAATTCAAGCTCGTCTTTCTGGGCGAACAGAGTG TTGGGAAGACCTCACTCATCACCAGGTTTATGTATGACAGTTTCGACAACACTTATCAG GCAACAATTGGCATTGACTTTTTGTCAAAAACCATGTACCTAGAAGATCGCACG ATTCGGCTGCAGCTCTGGGATACAGCCGGACAGGAACGCTTCCGCAGCCTCATCCCCAGTTACATCCGcgactcagctgctgctgtggtggtTTATGACATAGCCA ATCTTAACTCATTCCAACAAACCTCAAAGTGGATTGATGATGTtagaacagagagaggaagtgatgtcattatCATGCTGGTTGGGAACAAAACAGACTTGGCAGATAAAAG ACAGATCACCACGGAGGAGGGCGAGCAGAGAGCTAAGGAACTGAATGTCATGTTCATTGAAACCAGCGCAAAGACTGGCTACAATGTCAAACAG CTGTTCCGTCGTGTTGCTGCTGCATTGCCAGGGATGGATAGCACACcagagaaaagcaaagaggaCA TGATCGACATTAAACTGGAGAAACAGCCAGAGATGACTGTCACCGAGAGCAGCTGCTCATGCTAG
- the rab41 gene encoding ras-related protein Rab-41 isoform X3: MSTTTGGGEFGNPLRKFKLVFLGEQSVGKTSLITRFMYDSFDNTYQATIGIDFLSKTMYLEDRTIRLQLWDTAGQERFRSLIPSYIRDSAAAVVVYDIANLNSFQQTSKWIDDVRTERGSDVIIMLVGNKTDLADKRQVSVEAAERKARELNVMYIETSAKAGYNVKQLFRRVAAALPGMDSTPEKSKEDMIDIKLEKQPEMTVTESSCSC; the protein is encoded by the exons atgtcaACCACGACCGGCGGCGGTGAGTTTGGCAACCCTCTACGAAAATTCAAGCTCGTCTTTCTGGGCGAACAGAGTG TTGGGAAGACCTCACTCATCACCAGGTTTATGTATGACAGTTTCGACAACACTTATCAG GCAACAATTGGCATTGACTTTTTGTCAAAAACCATGTACCTAGAAGATCGCACG ATTCGGCTGCAGCTCTGGGATACAGCCGGACAGGAACGCTTCCGCAGCCTCATCCCCAGTTACATCCGcgactcagctgctgctgtggtggtTTATGACATAGCCA ATCTTAACTCATTCCAACAAACCTCAAAGTGGATTGATGATGTtagaacagagagaggaagtgatgtcattatCATGCTGGTTGGGAACAAAACAGACTTGGCAGATAAAAG GCAAGTTTCTGTTGAGGCGGCAGAGAGGAAAGCTCGTGAGCTCAATGTGATGTACATAGAGACCAGTGCCAAGGCTGGCTATAACGTCAAACAG CTGTTCCGTCGTGTTGCTGCTGCATTGCCAGGGATGGATAGCACACcagagaaaagcaaagaggaCA TGATCGACATTAAACTGGAGAAACAGCCAGAGATGACTGTCACCGAGAGCAGCTGCTCATGCTAG
- the rab41 gene encoding ras-related protein Rab-41 isoform X2: MSTTTGGGEFGNPLRKFKLVFLGEQSVGKTSLITRFMYDSFDNTYQATIGIDFLSKTMYLEDRTVRLQLWDTAGQERFRSLIPSYIRDSTIAVVVYDITNLNSFQQTSKWIDDVRTERGSDVIIMLVGNKTDLADKRQVSVEAAERKARELNVMYIETSAKAGYNVKQLFRRVAAALPGMDSTPEKSKEDMIDIKLEKQPEMTVTESSCSC; the protein is encoded by the exons atgtcaACCACGACCGGCGGCGGTGAGTTTGGCAACCCTCTACGAAAATTCAAGCTCGTCTTTCTGGGCGAACAGAGTG TTGGGAAGACCTCACTCATCACCAGGTTTATGTATGACAGTTTCGACAACACTTATCAG GCAACAATTGGCATTGACTTTTTGTCAAAAACCATGTACCTAGAAGATCGCACG GTCCGGCTCCAGCTTTGGGACACTGCTGGACAGGAGCGTTTTCGTAGCCTAATTCCCAGCTACATCCGTGACTCTACCATTGCTGTGGTTGTTTATGACATCACCA ATCTTAACTCATTCCAACAAACCTCAAAGTGGATTGATGATGTtagaacagagagaggaagtgatgtcattatCATGCTGGTTGGGAACAAAACAGACTTGGCAGATAAAAG GCAAGTTTCTGTTGAGGCGGCAGAGAGGAAAGCTCGTGAGCTCAATGTGATGTACATAGAGACCAGTGCCAAGGCTGGCTATAACGTCAAACAG CTGTTCCGTCGTGTTGCTGCTGCATTGCCAGGGATGGATAGCACACcagagaaaagcaaagaggaCA TGATCGACATTAAACTGGAGAAACAGCCAGAGATGACTGTCACCGAGAGCAGCTGCTCATGCTAG
- the rab41 gene encoding ras-related protein Rab-41 isoform X1, which translates to MSTTTGGGEFGNPLRKFKLVFLGEQSVGKTSLITRFMYDSFDNTYQATIGIDFLSKTMYLEDRTVRLQLWDTAGQERFRSLIPSYIRDSTIAVVVYDITNLNSFQQTSKWIDDVRTERGSDVIIMLVGNKTDLADKRQITTEEGEQRAKELNVMFIETSAKTGYNVKQLFRRVAAALPGMDSTPEKSKEDMIDIKLEKQPEMTVTESSCSC; encoded by the exons atgtcaACCACGACCGGCGGCGGTGAGTTTGGCAACCCTCTACGAAAATTCAAGCTCGTCTTTCTGGGCGAACAGAGTG TTGGGAAGACCTCACTCATCACCAGGTTTATGTATGACAGTTTCGACAACACTTATCAG GCAACAATTGGCATTGACTTTTTGTCAAAAACCATGTACCTAGAAGATCGCACG GTCCGGCTCCAGCTTTGGGACACTGCTGGACAGGAGCGTTTTCGTAGCCTAATTCCCAGCTACATCCGTGACTCTACCATTGCTGTGGTTGTTTATGACATCACCA ATCTTAACTCATTCCAACAAACCTCAAAGTGGATTGATGATGTtagaacagagagaggaagtgatgtcattatCATGCTGGTTGGGAACAAAACAGACTTGGCAGATAAAAG ACAGATCACCACGGAGGAGGGCGAGCAGAGAGCTAAGGAACTGAATGTCATGTTCATTGAAACCAGCGCAAAGACTGGCTACAATGTCAAACAG CTGTTCCGTCGTGTTGCTGCTGCATTGCCAGGGATGGATAGCACACcagagaaaagcaaagaggaCA TGATCGACATTAAACTGGAGAAACAGCCAGAGATGACTGTCACCGAGAGCAGCTGCTCATGCTAG
- the stard14 gene encoding START domain containing 14 isoform X2, translated as MEHKNPARLARNQCLSTDNWISKYDKSEMEVWVEHPPANRGNHEPKIHKIKCKMTIKDVSAATMYDVLHDGQYRKKWDPAMLDSFDIARLSANADVGYYSWLCPKPIKNRDVVTLRSWQVTDDEYIIVNFSVKHPKYPPRSDIVRAISILTGYFIKPTGPNSCTFIYLSQADPKGSLPKWVVNKASQVLAPRVMKCVHKAGQNYPEWKQQNSPDQKPWLYPEQNTLAMMDPAELLIQRADSLENVDECSKVDAQDSEDSS; from the exons ATGGAGCACAAGAATCCCGCTCGACTCGCTAG AAATCAGTGTTTATCAACGGACAACTGGATAAGCAAGTATGATAAGAGTGAGATGGAAGTGTGGGTCGAACACCCACCTGCGAATAGAGGAAATCACGAACCTAAAATCCACAAGATCAAG tgtaaaatgaCGATTAAAGATGTATCGGCTGCGACCATGTACGACGTCCTTCACGATGGACAGTACCGTAAGAAGTGGGACCCCGCCATGTTGGACAGTTTTGACATTGCCCGGCTCTCTGCTAACGCTGATGTGGGCTACTACTCAT ggcTTTGTCCAAAGCCAATAAAGAACAGAGATGTGGTGACACTGCGTTCGTGGCAGGTGACGGATGACGAGTACATTATCGTTAATTTCTCCGTCAAACACCCG AAATACCCGCCTCGCAGTGACATTGTGAGGGCCATTTCCATCCTTACTGGCTATTTTATCAAGCCCACAGGACCAAATAGCTGTACTTTCATTTACCTTTCACAAGCTGACCCCAAAG GTTCTCTTCCAAAGTGGGTGGTAAACAAAGCATCTCAAGTTCTTGCCCCCCGG GTGATGAAGTGTGTACACAAGGCGGGGCAGAACTACCCAGAGTGGAAACAGCAGAACTCTCCCGACCAGAAGCCGTGGTTGTACCCAGAGCAGAACACCCTGGCCATGATGGACCCCGCCGAACTGTTGATACAGAGAGCAGACTCGCTTGAAAACGTGGACGAGTGTTCCAAGGTGGATGCTCAGGACAGCGAGGACAGTAGTTAA
- the stard14 gene encoding START domain containing 14 isoform X1: MSVSSILPDEAVFADFRNQCLSTDNWISKYDKSEMEVWVEHPPANRGNHEPKIHKIKCKMTIKDVSAATMYDVLHDGQYRKKWDPAMLDSFDIARLSANADVGYYSWLCPKPIKNRDVVTLRSWQVTDDEYIIVNFSVKHPKYPPRSDIVRAISILTGYFIKPTGPNSCTFIYLSQADPKGSLPKWVVNKASQVLAPRVMKCVHKAGQNYPEWKQQNSPDQKPWLYPEQNTLAMMDPAELLIQRADSLENVDECSKVDAQDSEDSS, encoded by the exons ATGTCTGTTTCGAGTATTTTGCCTGATGAGGCGGTGTTTGCTGACTTCAGAAATCAGTGTTTATCAACGGACAACTGGATAAGCAAGTATGATAAGAGTGAGATGGAAGTGTGGGTCGAACACCCACCTGCGAATAGAGGAAATCACGAACCTAAAATCCACAAGATCAAG tgtaaaatgaCGATTAAAGATGTATCGGCTGCGACCATGTACGACGTCCTTCACGATGGACAGTACCGTAAGAAGTGGGACCCCGCCATGTTGGACAGTTTTGACATTGCCCGGCTCTCTGCTAACGCTGATGTGGGCTACTACTCAT ggcTTTGTCCAAAGCCAATAAAGAACAGAGATGTGGTGACACTGCGTTCGTGGCAGGTGACGGATGACGAGTACATTATCGTTAATTTCTCCGTCAAACACCCG AAATACCCGCCTCGCAGTGACATTGTGAGGGCCATTTCCATCCTTACTGGCTATTTTATCAAGCCCACAGGACCAAATAGCTGTACTTTCATTTACCTTTCACAAGCTGACCCCAAAG GTTCTCTTCCAAAGTGGGTGGTAAACAAAGCATCTCAAGTTCTTGCCCCCCGG GTGATGAAGTGTGTACACAAGGCGGGGCAGAACTACCCAGAGTGGAAACAGCAGAACTCTCCCGACCAGAAGCCGTGGTTGTACCCAGAGCAGAACACCCTGGCCATGATGGACCCCGCCGAACTGTTGATACAGAGAGCAGACTCGCTTGAAAACGTGGACGAGTGTTCCAAGGTGGATGCTCAGGACAGCGAGGACAGTAGTTAA
- the pdzd11 gene encoding PDZ domain-containing protein 11, with protein sequence MDQKIPYDDYQLPVVFLPSYENPPAWIPPQERVHHPDYNNELTQFLPRTIVLKKPPGAQLGFNIRGGKASQLGIFISKVVPDSDAHRAGLQEGDQVLSVNEVDFQDIEHSRAVEILKTAREILMRVRFFPYNYQRQKERTVH encoded by the exons ATGGATCAGAAAATTCCTTATGATGACTACCAGCTCCCAGTGGTATTCCTGCCATCTTATGAGAACCCACCAGCATGGATACCTCCACAAGAG CGTGTTCATCACCCTGACTACAACAATGAGCTTACCCAATTCCTACCTCGCACCATCGTCCTGAAGAAGCCTCCGGGAGCACAGCTGGGCTTTAACATCCGTGGGGGCAAGGCATCACAGTTAGGAATCTTTATATCCAAG GTGGTTCCAGACTCAGATGCCCACAGAGCAGGACTACAAGAGGGAGACCAGGTTCTTTCAGTGAATGAGGTTGATTTCCAAGACATAGAGCACTCAAGA GCTGTTGAGATTCTGAAGACTGCACGAGAAATACTGATGAGGGTGCGCTTCTTTCCTTACA ACTACCAAAGGCAGAAGGAGAGGACTGTACACTAG